A window of the Chitinivibrionia bacterium genome harbors these coding sequences:
- a CDS encoding SPFH domain-containing protein, giving the protein MALIDIVKYDQYDENFIVEKFGSEHNWELRYGTQLIVNEGLEAILEKGGVALDAFTAGTHTITSGNIPLLRKLVNLPFGGQTPFTAEVWFINKTVKRNEKWGTTQRIPIMEPKLGYPVNVGAFGQWGFQIEDSQKFLKKIVGAKIEVNSKKVMSDFIGDIVEKVSQTISEFIGTGLSVLEITAKLSDVSKRTSIHLRETFEEYGINLTNFTISNINIAPEEMKKIQEVFAKKMEAEQLSKVNIGAGFAAIKNYEVLNTAAGNAGAAGGIMGSAVGMGLGFGAGLPLGNQMAQSVMQNSPPIPQPTATATTIDGKLAALKNLYEQGVLTEEEYNAKRAQILPPASADTPENKLIRLKQLHEQGILTDEEFSAKKAKILEEL; this is encoded by the coding sequence GTGGCGTTAATCGACATCGTAAAATACGACCAATACGACGAGAATTTCATCGTTGAAAAATTTGGCTCGGAGCATAATTGGGAACTGCGCTACGGCACTCAACTAATCGTAAACGAGGGCTTGGAAGCAATCCTCGAAAAAGGTGGCGTTGCTCTCGACGCTTTCACCGCAGGAACGCACACAATAACAAGCGGCAACATTCCTCTTTTACGAAAACTCGTAAACTTGCCCTTTGGCGGTCAAACCCCGTTTACCGCCGAGGTTTGGTTTATCAATAAAACCGTAAAACGCAACGAAAAATGGGGAACAACCCAACGAATACCCATTATGGAGCCGAAACTCGGCTATCCCGTAAACGTTGGCGCGTTTGGTCAATGGGGTTTTCAGATTGAGGACTCGCAAAAGTTTCTCAAAAAGATAGTCGGCGCAAAAATCGAAGTAAACAGTAAAAAGGTAATGTCGGATTTTATTGGCGATATTGTCGAAAAAGTGTCGCAAACCATAAGCGAATTTATAGGTACGGGACTTTCTGTTTTAGAAATTACCGCAAAATTAAGCGACGTTTCCAAACGAACAAGCATTCATTTACGCGAAACCTTTGAAGAATACGGCATAAATCTCACGAATTTCACCATAAGCAACATAAACATTGCTCCCGAAGAAATGAAGAAAATCCAAGAGGTTTTTGCAAAGAAAATGGAAGCGGAACAGCTGAGCAAAGTGAATATCGGAGCAGGTTTTGCCGCAATCAAAAATTACGAGGTCTTAAACACCGCCGCAGGAAACGCGGGAGCGGCAGGCGGAATTATGGGCTCTGCGGTCGGAATGGGGCTCGGCTTTGGCGCAGGGCTTCCGCTTGGAAACCAGATGGCTCAAAGTGTTATGCAAAACTCGCCGCCTATTCCTCAGCCAACCGCGACAGCAACTACTATCGACGGCAAATTGGCGGCGCTAAAAAATTTGTACGAGCAAGGTGTTCTGACCGAAGAAGAGTATAACGCTAAAAGAGCGCAAATTCTTCCGCCCGCATCTGCCGACACACCCGAAAACAAGTTAATAAGATTAAAACAACTGCACGAACAAGGCATTTTAACAGACGAAGAATTTAGTGCGAAAAAAGCAAAAATCTTGGAGGAATTGTGA